CAAGTGTGCctttcttctgcttcttcttgcTGACTTGCTGCCTGGCCACGATAGCTACGCCCTTGCCTTCCTAGCTCACCTGGACAGGTGCACCAGCGCCAACACCATCCACTGGCAAGCTCGATACTTAGGACGGGGAGCTTGATTCATCCATGGATTCGGGAGTGTTCGGCATGCTGCTGCTTGCCCTGTTTGCTAAGTGCTGCTGTTGCTTCCCTTGCCGCTCCTGTAGTTCCCAACAAAGACCAAACTGCGAGCCAAGAGAGAAAGAGCAAGAGCAGTTCTTCAACAGTGTATGCGTTAATGGGATCAGGAGCTGCAATATTTCCTTGCTACCGCCGCAGGAATGCTAGTATTGTTGTGCCCGTGTCTTCAAGTAGGCAATTGCAGAGTATTGTCCTGAGAGGTTAGTATGCTGATGGATTTTCTTTTTCTTGGTTTAAGTTTTGTTCAATACCATGGTAAACTGCATCCCTATGATTTTGCCATATTTTGCAGCAGTGTGTCTTTCCTTTAACCAATGAAACAAAAAATTGAGTCAACTTCTAACTTGGGTTTTGGAGGCGTAACTTGGTACTGATGGTCAGAACTGGAAGCAGCTTCTGAAGAATTTAGCAACTTATGCAATTGGTACACTACCTGGTATTGTGCATTGTATGAAGGAACCCTCCCAGGTGGAGCGGAAATAGCTGTTGCGTCTACATTGCAGTAACATGCCTACGGGCTGGCCTCCTATAGCTGAAGCACAATTCAAGAATAAGGTAGCATGGGAGGGTTAACTGAATTGGCAGTCAGTCAGTCACGCCTACAGACAGTGATGCATGGGAGTAGCATACTGTCTGAACCACACACGCAGCAGCAGATATCTGTTATCACAGCTCTATTCTCACAGATGGATTACTCGGCAATtatccccgcaaaaaaaaaaaaaaaaggattaCTCGGCAATTGGGTTTACAGCCATGGATTCACCAGGTTCAAGCAATTACACAGGAAGATGAACTAGGGAGGAAGGAGATAGCCAAAGCAGAGGAGGCCAAAGCCGTCCATTCCAAGCTGATGCCACACAGAACCACCAGGATCCCATTGCACTTGATGTCCCTGGTTATGAACCATGTTGAAGATATCAAGGTAGCAGCCAATGCAGTTGAGGAATGCGTCGTAGTAATACTCATTGTCAGCATGGACTTTGTCGAAGTAGCAATCATAACTGATGTAGTAGAAGCTACTGATATGAGCTTGATTGATGTCGTGAGATGCAGGTTGGGCATGCCCCCCTTCTTTAGCTTGATCTCGTTTGCAGATCCTATGGTAGAAGTAGAGAGGTGCCCATATGTCAGGAGCCCATGAAACTTCCTGGGACCAAACTTCATACTGCTGAAGTTCCATATGACGACATAAACAAGCAGCTGAAATGTTGCTGCACTTATCTTGCTTGAAGGGAAATAATGGCAGCCACAATCTGTCGTATGGCAAGACTGAGACCCAATCACCAGCAAGAAAACTTGCACTTCCAATAGAAGCTTTTTGCAGTTGAGAATTTGAGATACAGGCTATTTATCTGCAGCTGACACCTCCCATGAAGGCCAAGGCTTGAGTTCTTTGTTAGCAGAGGCCTCTTCCAAGAATAAGTATGAGTACCAAGTCACCGCCGCTAAGGCTTGTGACTTGGTGGCGGAGATAAGATCGGCACTGTCATGTTTGGAGACGGCGGTCAGAGTAGTAATGAGAATAATGCAGCTGTGTGTAGCTTGGAGGGCCGCATCGTTTGGCGTCAACGAGACCTTCGCCGTGGCAGATATGGCTGCAGCCAACTTCAGAAATTCACTTGACCAAGAAAGTTGCCACTGAACATGTGCAGAGAATGGTCGCCTGAACAAGTTCCTGCCATCAGCGTACTCCAAGTCAAACAACCGAAAATGCCAGGGTTTCATCTCTATTAGTGCTCCAATAACATCCTGCAGTTTCCCAAACTTAAGATAAGTGGCCCAAGAACTGTTCTGGAACTGTAGTTGGTTGAGACAAATATCCATGACATCATGAGTGTAGAGAGCCGCAGCAAAATCAACACCAGCGAGATGCTTGTGACCATCAATTAATTTTTGTCCATTGTCACACGGCAAGTCCCAGAACTCATAACTTGAAACCAACTGAAGTAGTATCCTCCTATGCCACAACTCAATCTTGCAAGCCCCTGGATCCCAAGGCAGTAAAAGGTATGTGTTACCTGTAGGAAACTGAAAAATTGGCCAGGGCATTGCTTCATCGTACTTGACCACGAGAATCTATGAACCTAACACCACTGCAGTCAGACTGTAAATTAGGGAAGGATCATAAAATAAGATAGAAGGCCTGTTGAAGATGCACGAAACTGCCTGCAGAGAGATGTTGCCGCCATTCTGAAAGGTAGCAACAGTGACTAGGCCAGTGGCAAGCAGACTGGTAATAGCTGAGATAGCTTTCAGCTTCATATGCCGAGGTATAGTGACAATAAGAAGGTCGACACTCTCCGCATTGACGATGATGGACTGGTCGGTGTCGGAGTTGTTGCTCTCCGTCGAAGCTTCTGCGCCACCGGATGACCACATCGAACATGGGGCTGTTGACACCTAAGTGAGCTCCATGTTACTCACGGAAACAACACCAGGTGCAGGAGCCATCTGGAGCGAGTCGTCCATGGAAGAGGGTGCCTCTATGATCTGCTGGGCACAATAGCCGGAGTTAAGTTCAGTCGTCTATCCTTTGGCTAGCAGCTCTGCGGTGAGGATGATGTCCTCGCATGGATCCATCTTAGTATTGATGGCCTCAGGGGCGACCTCGATGTGGGGAACGCCCTTGCACATCACACAAGCAGTCGGGCCGGTGGTAGATGCAACTTCGTTGATGTCGCCATGGACCCCAACTCGTATGGCAAAGCAAACTTGACGTCGAGGTAGCAGCACTCCTCAAAGAGATACTTGCCATGCAGGGACACAGGAGGCCGAGCCGCCTCATCCCTTGATCTCAACTGGACAATGGCCTTCAAGTAGTGAGAACCCTTGTGAGTGGTGGCTCTCGGATTCACAACGAGCCATTGCACACCCACTACAGGAATCGCGGTAGATGCCGACGGCATTcgaccctcggcgtagcacgcgcTTGCCCTCGGCGTACGATACGCCGACGGGCcccctcggcgtagctcctcggGGAAGATAGGCCTCGGCAGAGCACAcgcggccctcggcgtagaggcCGCCGTCGGCGTAGCCGCAGAGGGCCGACGGCTGGAACCGCTCGTCGGCGTCGcaaccctcggcgtagcacggTGACCGGCGCCGTCCGGCTAACGTCCGTTTGGGCTACGCCGAGCGTCGCCCCGTCGGCGTATGGAGGCACGTGGCGCCTCCTGGCCGCTTCTACGCGGACGCTACGCCGAGCGTCGCCCCGTCGGCGTACGGAGGCgcgtggcgcggcctgggcgtcCCTGGGCGACGGTACGCCGAGGGCCTCCCCGTCGGGGTACCTCCAcacgtggcgcggcctgggcgtcCCTGGGCGACGGTACGCCGAGGGCCTCCCCGTCGGGGTACCTGCAcacgtggcgcggcctgggcgtccctgggcggcggacgctacgccgagggcctcACCGTCGGGGTAGGGGCGACCATTTGGTCCATTTCTGGACGCGTGGCGCGCCCTGGTGGAACCTGGGAGCTACCCCGAGGGTAGACCCGTCGGCGTAGAGGGTGCAATTTGGTTCATTTTTTTCGTTTTTTGCTGTTTCGCGCGTTTTCCAGATTTGACAGGATACACAAGCACatataattcacatgaaattcataggcatgaagtgcaaatacatataacatcaagtgcatacatagtgtcatagtaCCATAGGttgcatacatagtgtcatagtgaCATGGGATGCATACATAGTGCCATAGTGTGCATACATGCATGGTGCCATAGTGTGCATAAGATACATGGGACTActagaggagctcgtcgccgctagacaccggcccgggccgattccttccggtagaagctgcggaagaaccaccgggagaaggaccgggagaagtaccgggagaagtaccgggtgtagcaccgggagaaggaccaccatgatgaaccggtgtcatgtccctcccaccaccctggtttccggaacatcccgttccctacacacatgttcccgagatgttagcaatttgcgaggcaaaggaaagccgtAGTATTCGGTTTGGCGAAGAACTTACCGTTGTTCTCCCATAGTACTCCGCAGCGAAATTTTCCTTCGATGGCATGTTTGGCGCCGGCCCCGGAAAGGAGGCATCGGCCCTAAATCTGTCTGTCCAGCTTTGATTGGCCACAAACGACGCTTTGCAAGATAGTTTACATGTCGGTCTTTGCGAAATGAAGCATCAAACTAGGGGAAAGTGGGACTTGTCATCATTTGCGAAAACAAAGGTTGGAACTtacatgtatatatgccatgtactccatgaactgctgctggtgctggttgaaggccacctgatattcttgatgagcggccacgtaggccgcctcgaagtcgagctacaatttcacaaattcatgtctcgttagcacttagcaatgtatgaacgaaagtcggaaagaggatggaaatgagggaaacttacgtcgtatgcgggttgttgccgagcccggcgacgaggcgggagaggggggctgtccttggtgagtcccgccttgagacgcgtgaaggtcgtggtgagggtatgcttgacggccttgttcagcatggcgagacggccatgcggcaaccctccggacgacaggaccaacgactcctcgtcgacctccgcgctcatggggtcatccacctccgggtgacgatgcctcaccatctcgcagtagttctcgacgtcctcggcgtaggtgccgaagtactcagggagcgagggctgaggctgcgagagatcgggcttcttaagccgcatcttgttgtatatctcgaggtcgacatctcctcctcgggtcctaacgcggccctctcgcatcgcgaaaggaaatgttgtgagtaccaactttgaacccgaaggaaaataaaatgtatacataCCGTCTTCCCCTTGTAGCGCTCGTAGCCGAGGTTTCCCCCAcggtgtgtgccaccgtcgcctcggttctccgcgttccgcctcgccacggctgcaaagtcctcgtccatcttgagccacctcgtcctaaccatctcctcccatgcctcggcatgcggctcggcccaatcggggataacctgaaaatgcaatactcaactcaatctaatgcaatcgcaacttagtagcaatgtagaatctcattgacattttactcaccgacatgtagtcctccaccgtcatctcgtactcggccttagcattcttaccgacaatgtccggcttatggaccctctcgcctctctctgcccagaagtgacccgcggacgtgatcctttggttgtaccacacctgcggtgtcaacctctcacaagtcgcccgcaaagtcctgttcgcggccgcctcctcaacctcgggcgccacacgataaaaacacttcaatcatgcaaaaaaacaattgtgagattcatgagttagaacattggggtcatcaaatatgaacgaagctcgagaaaatatgtcttacccaaaactttctcatcacggcctcagcagccgtcgggaagcctacgccaggggcactctcgtagtccgtccaagtagtggctagcttcttctcgccagctgggacagtgccgaggggatagtacttgcccggccagaacttcctaagcaaagctccaatcatgctgctaggcaggcgccccttgacccccggaggaaatatccaattgctgcacatgaaaatcaaacattagcacatgaaaatcaaacattagtacatgaaaatcaaacattagtacatgaaaatcgaaattgccaaattagtacacttactcagTGCCAGCAGGAATTATAAGGGTCTTCGCCtcatgggtcttaggctccttcctctcgtcggggactctcgcttccccacgaatcttcagtgccttcggccgcccatcctcctccggagtctcaaacccgcggctagagtcctcctcggctctagactccgtctccgcctcctctctagacgtcccctccaaaaagaacccggaagcaacgtcgcacaagccgagggtggtggctcaaagtccggtcctccccagccacctccacctccacctccacctccacctcctcccaagccacctccagctccaccacctcgtccccgtcctcgtcctcctcctcctaccgcaaagtcctcgtaacgcggattgcgacgcggttccctctcactccttctaacattgttcttgcgttgttgcatcttcttaagcaagctcgacgagtcctccttgccgccgctcatattgttcaatcacctgcattgagaaagagaaaacaattaagaagcatgttgaaaaatatataaatagtaagcataaagacactaaacaattaagaagcatgttcaaaaatatataaatactaagcataaagatactaaacaataaagaagcatgttgaaaaaaatataaatactaagcataaagatactaaacaataaagaagcatgttgaaatataaacacataaaagaccctcaccagccgtcatcaatctcatcgtcaatctcattttgtttctccttgccactatcactatcactatcttttgagtagtaagttggattttgatagacgggtggaggctcatcatcgctatcatcttccacttgtaacttctcgagcatatctatgtcctttagatccaccactgactcaccacgagtttcgcATCGTTCTGAGGTCCTCTTCAAGAACACATTCTAACTCAAAGTGCCCGaagtcctcttcctcttgatagaaaattccctcgtatgttacagggtcaatgttgttgtaatcgtcctcggagggaatcggtaggttaccatgtggcgatacctggaacacgacttcccagccgttgagggccgctttctggcatgggtacggcaaataataaacttgcttggcttggtgagcaacaatatagacatcggctccggtataggtggtggaaggcttaacttcaactaacccaatggacttggtaattctctgtccacctcttgggtcgaaccaatgacacttgaacacaacgagattgagttgtttgtttgtacggttgaaggtcagctcgtatacattctctaacctcccgtagtaatcaaatgtatcggatcctttagtgaagacaccagtatttatcgtttttggattcgcccggcccttctggtgtgtctctgtatggaatcgaaacccattcacgtcatacttctcatacttcatgacgtcacggttacaaccttgggaaacacatctcaactcatctgtcatctcaacgtttgcatcagctccctacaagcacggttcaaatttgttgtgtgcattagttacgtggaataacagggacaagtcacatattggtaggtaagagggacagcttagacattacttttttcatgaaccaagacacaaagtttatttttacttcgggagcaccctctttcagtagagtctccaactccgcgcccgtgggatcgcgcggaagccaccactgttcatccgtgaattcgctgaaaggatacaataagcattagacctagttgagtgtaggtgatcgaaactagatacaataagcattacaccatgttacctaatgaaatcgtgaccgccatcgtcgtcgtccccccccccaccacttccttcatgttcataagcacatagagcattatgcaatccttctcttccctctccaatctatatttttgtcctttaccagccttgccaccgggacattggaatagttgaagcttggggtcatccatgggcacgtcgacattgtaacgagagaccgggttatgcgagtgggaacttcatcaggatagtacgttgttgcggcatctgccatctcccgaaggcacgttgcctcagctatgcatgcttcaatcttggctttgtttccagttatcttccgaatatacttgaactctctctcaatacaaaactgccaccgaaactgcactgggccacccaatagtgcctcgtttgcgaggtgcacaatgagatgtgccatcggagtaaagaagcctggcggaaagatcatctccaaattgcatagcaactccggcacttgaacttgcagcttctcaataaccttaggacatatccgctagcacagagcgtgcggaagaaatggctcaactccgcgagcactcgccatattttctcgggagataccctcgaagcatcaccggcatcagccgctcaatccatatatgatagtcgtgactcttgagcccggtgacttttcccgtcgaaagattgactcccttgctcatattcgaacaataaccatcagggaacatcacaacgtattttagccacttgaatgcctccttcttttggatggaatcaaggcagaagtcggcgtgcggcttgaaccaattctttcgaCGGCCTGTAGGACTTTGAATGTTTAATTTCTTCCTATCAATTAGCTTCTaaacatcgactctagccttgacattatcctttgacttcccgggaatgtttaggcacgtgtgaaataaggactccgcgacattctttacggtgtgcatcacatcgatgttatggggaagttcgaggtccttgtaatactcgagcttcgttaaggctgcctcgtgagtccagttgtgcgttacaccatatccctcaaattgatggccagctTCTGATGCCgccggcacgagagcacgtagctcggcatcAACAGCTTTAACATCGAACTTTGGCACCTCTGTtacttcatgcacaactttgcctttGTTGAAGTTCTTTTGGTCTTCTACGAACGGATGCCTCCGTTTGAGGTACCgccgattcgtgtcaaacgcaacatacttgcgacccttatttagccaaaggaactcaagtcgATGCTCGCACACCGGGCATGGCCATTTACCActgtacaccatccgcatgttagggcgtaccgggcatgtcatgcatggtatcttgcaaccaaactttcatgcagaagtttgtcttcgatgctcggtcgtacgtcaacgtcccgtggtgccaagagtggttcaaatcttccacaatcggctgcatgtagacactcaagttcttccccgggtaatggggccctggaatgatcggcgacgaaacatggtcttcctcgtcattaggactccgggagggagattgagcggaattacaaacacgggccaacaactgtaattggaattcgacataccatatggattgaagccatccgTAGCTATCGCAATCCCGACATTCCGAGCATCTGCTGCCATATGGGGGTATTTTctatcaaagttcttccatgcattgccatcgatggatgtcccatcttcgtccgccccgattgtcctttattcgagtccccatcttgtgccacgtcatctgtttggcggtctcctcggtcaagtaaagccgctggattctttttatgaatgggagataccgaagaatcgactttgcgatctttgatcgcctcacctgaccatcctttcccgttacctcttcatacctagaggccttacaaatgggacagtacttgtcctccgcaaactgtttcgagaagagaacacagccattttcacaacagtctatcctttgataatccatgttgagcgcCGACATGAGTTGCCTCGTCTCGTGCAGGCTTTTAGGCGGACAATGCCCTTTGGGAAACATGTTACCattgttttcagacttgcttgaagccgtcacgggtggtgttgtaccgggtcttgtcggctagacattgggagatggcatcgagctgagaaatctcggcgccatcgtacagaggcgtcttagcagcggctatcatatcatagaaggccttcgcggctggctctggttcctccggttacggaggttcctccggttacgcggttcctcccgtgaaggtggcgactactggcatgtgggcatcgacaagatcatctagaaagtctctaaccccatcgtactcattgccattgagccgctgccgcatcacctcacctctgtcacgttcgtgctcatcaaagtcgatctgcgtgacgtaacgaggcatatacccatattgcagaaggtgtttaaacatgtcatcctttccacgacggtgatgcttcaagcaacgattgcacgggcaaagtggctgaaccttctgttttgtaccacgcgccaactccttcactaaatgccaagtcttccttatccactcatctgttttattagtcgcactaacacggccggtgtacatccatccattatcagccatcctctgctctattggaagccaaacgacaagcatagcatttatatcaaataggaaaatgcatcatattttaattttttaatgtgcaaaacgaatgcatcaacctacatctctactaggtgggctcctagcagccgccggatccgtagattgagtacgttctccatgctctaccccggtccgagtcaaaatttcggcagcacctccccgctgctctcccgatacacgtctcgccaaaaagacaagaggatgtgcatccggagaacaacggtgaggcgctgccgaaatcctgactcggaccggagcagagcatggagaacgtacccaactacggatccgccgactgtcccgtaaatgccgcaagcgttacggttgaaaatatgccgaccactaatgcatatttatccgcgtaacgcttgaggacgggaagtgacacctaggttacgcaacttgacttggaaaatgaatctagtgacataaataaaatgcggagaagaagttggaaatttagctcaccctcggctgtagaggaagtagtcgaacaatcgagtgtcgatgtcggcggccgtcgagaagcgcgtcaagatccgggatcgtcacgccGGGGTGCTCAAGACGAGGCGGTCACGGCCTGGCCTATTACAAATACATATTATTAGAAGAAATTCACATTTGCATTTCTATTTACATTATTAAACATAGCATTTCAATTTCAACTACACATTTCTATTTCAACTCAAGACGAGGCTGATCTCACACTCCCGCGCCTGAGTTTGAAAGAGAAAAAATAGCATGTCGACACGATCGAGCTACGTCCCGTGACATCGCCATCACAGGTCAGAGATGCATGAACATAATGTACGTCGATGGttgcttctctttttcttttcttgttttgagGGAAACAGCCAGATTT
This Lolium perenne isolate Kyuss_39 chromosome 1, Kyuss_2.0, whole genome shotgun sequence DNA region includes the following protein-coding sequences:
- the LOC139832043 gene encoding uncharacterized protein; the encoded protein is MTSAQGLGFSMTSPSAPPRFPSSGVHARDFHEPATAISTVTATLEILRAMPTGDIHMRPYRGAIGLYTGQCSSCNRNGCGGPALSIMGTSREEAETESRAEEDSSRGFETPEEDGRPKALKIRGEARVPDERKEPKTHEAKTLIIPAGTDNWIFPPGVKGRLPSSMIGALLRKFWPGKYYPLGTVPAGEKKLATTWTDYESAPGVGFPTAAEAVMRKFWCFYRVAPEVEEAAANRTLRATCERLTPQVWYNQRITSAGHFWAERGERVHKPDIVGKNAKAEYEMTVEDYMSVIPDWAEPHAEAWEEMVRTRWLKMDEDFAAVARRNAENRGDGGTHRGGNLGYERYKGKTTDM